The genomic interval CTGCCCGACCTCTCCGCCGGCTGCTCCATGGCGGACATGGCCTCGCTGGCCAAGGTGGAGCGCGCCTGGCGCGAGCTGAAAACGGTGCTCGACCCGGACCAGAGCGTCACGCCGGTCACCTACATCAATTCCGCCGCCGACCTGAAAGCCTTCTGCGGCGAGCACGGCGGCATCGTCTGCACCTCCAGCAACGCCACCAGGATTCTCGATTGGTCGTTCGCCCAGCGCGAGAAGGTGCTGTTCTTCCCCGACCAGAACCTGGGCCGCTGGAGCGGCTTCAAGATGGGCATTCCGCTCGACGAAATGGTGCTGTGGGACTACGACCAGCCGATGGGCGGCCTGACGCCGGAGCAGATCAGGAAGGCCAGAATCATCCTGTGGAAAGGCCTGTGCTCGGTGCACCAGATGTTCCAGCCGCAGCACATCGAGAATTTCCGCGCGCAGCACCCGGACGGCCTGGTGATTTCCCACCCCGAGTGCAGCTTCGAGGTGTGCCAGCTGTCCGACTATGTCGGCTCCACCGAATACATCATCAAGACCATCGCCGAATCCAAGCCCGGCACGCACTGGCTGGTGGGCACCGAGCTGAACCTGGTCAACCGCCTGGCCAACCGCTTCAAGCCGGAGGGCAAGACCGTGCAGTTCATGTCCTCGACGGTGTGCATGTGCTCGACCATGGCGCGCATCGACCCGCAGCACCTGGCCTGGGTACTGGAAAACCTGGTGGCCGGCAAAGTGGTGAACCGCACCACGGTGCCGCCGCAGGAAGCCGAACTGGCGCGCCTGTCGCTGCAGCGCATGCTCGACGCGTCTTGATTTTAAAAAATC from Sulfurimicrobium lacus carries:
- the nadA gene encoding quinolinate synthase NadA, with protein sequence MQVSPITFDTFSQMQDDACQERIVAAKAKLGKRLVILGHHYQRDDVIRHADFTGDSLKLSRQAADSEAEYIVFCGVHFMAEVADILSRPEQISILPDLSAGCSMADMASLAKVERAWRELKTVLDPDQSVTPVTYINSAADLKAFCGEHGGIVCTSSNATRILDWSFAQREKVLFFPDQNLGRWSGFKMGIPLDEMVLWDYDQPMGGLTPEQIRKARIILWKGLCSVHQMFQPQHIENFRAQHPDGLVISHPECSFEVCQLSDYVGSTEYIIKTIAESKPGTHWLVGTELNLVNRLANRFKPEGKTVQFMSSTVCMCSTMARIDPQHLAWVLENLVAGKVVNRTTVPPQEAELARLSLQRMLDAS